The Candidatus Methylomirabilota bacterium genome includes a window with the following:
- a CDS encoding 4-hydroxyphenylacetate 3-hydroxylase N-terminal domain-containing protein, with amino-acid sequence MRTGASYVAALRDGRAVYLDGERVKDVTSHAAFAEPIRSIAQTYDRAKAAEADPALTWTDPATGTRHGNMWLVPRSAEDLGARRRAHRFWAEPSYGLMGRTPDHVACVLTAFAAWRQLFDRGGARFGDNVVRFYERARAEDLYVTYAIVPPQVDRSKPAHRHPEPFLHPGVVRETDAGIVVRGAHALATSATMADWLFVSYITPLAPGDDDYAISLVMPMNAEGLRLYPRRPYATAATSVFDYPLSSRFDEIDTTVVFDDVLVPWEQVFIYRDVDLVNAQFHDSPSHTTANFQSLVRFGVKLEFMAGLAWKLAEVQTADADPGVQATLGGDIAALCAAFDALVLAAERSPLVSGGVARPHPRYIYAGMSLQRRLIVDMTRTLRELAGGAFQNVPSSEAAFTSAETRADTERYYQSAAAGARERIKLVKLIWDFVGTEFGGRQLQYEMFYSASQPVVNRRMFKSYDWQAAKTVVDRCLGEY; translated from the coding sequence GTGCGCACGGGAGCGAGTTACGTCGCCGCGCTGAGAGACGGCCGCGCCGTCTACCTCGACGGCGAGCGCGTCAAGGACGTCACGAGCCACGCGGCCTTCGCCGAGCCGATCCGCTCGATCGCCCAGACCTACGATCGCGCCAAGGCGGCCGAGGCCGACCCGGCGCTGACCTGGACCGACCCCGCGACGGGGACGCGCCACGGCAACATGTGGCTCGTGCCGCGCTCGGCCGAGGACCTCGGCGCGCGGCGGCGCGCGCACCGCTTCTGGGCCGAGCCGTCGTACGGCCTCATGGGACGCACGCCCGACCACGTCGCGTGCGTGCTCACCGCGTTCGCCGCGTGGCGGCAGCTCTTCGACCGGGGCGGCGCGCGCTTCGGCGACAACGTCGTGCGCTTCTACGAGCGCGCGCGCGCCGAGGACCTCTACGTCACCTACGCGATCGTGCCGCCCCAGGTGGACCGCTCGAAGCCCGCGCACCGGCATCCCGAGCCGTTCCTCCATCCCGGCGTCGTCCGCGAGACCGACGCGGGGATCGTCGTCCGCGGCGCCCACGCGCTCGCGACGTCCGCGACGATGGCCGACTGGCTCTTCGTCTCCTACATCACGCCTCTCGCTCCCGGCGACGACGACTACGCGATCTCGCTCGTGATGCCGATGAACGCCGAGGGCCTCCGCCTCTATCCGCGCCGGCCCTACGCCACCGCCGCGACGAGCGTGTTCGACTACCCGCTCTCCTCCCGCTTCGACGAGATCGACACGACCGTCGTCTTCGACGACGTGCTCGTGCCGTGGGAGCAGGTCTTCATCTACCGGGACGTGGACCTCGTCAACGCCCAGTTCCACGACTCGCCCTCGCACACGACCGCCAACTTCCAGTCGCTCGTCCGCTTCGGCGTGAAGCTCGAGTTCATGGCCGGCCTCGCGTGGAAGCTCGCCGAGGTCCAGACCGCCGACGCCGACCCGGGCGTGCAGGCCACGCTCGGCGGCGACATCGCCGCGCTCTGCGCCGCCTTCGACGCCCTCGTGCTGGCCGCGGAGCGCTCCCCGCTCGTCTCCGGCGGCGTGGCGCGGCCGCACCCCCGGTACATCTATGCCGGGATGAGTCTCCAGCGGAGGCTCATCGTGGACATGACGCGGACGCTGCGTGAGCTGGCGGGCGGCGCGTTCCAGAACGTGCCGTCGTCGGAGGCGGCGTTCACGAGCGCGGAGACGCGCGCCGACACCGAGCGCTACTACCAGTCCGCGGCCGCGGGCGCGCGCGAGCGTATCAAGCTCGTGAAGCTTATCTGGGACTTCGTCGGCACCGAGTTCGGCGGGCGCCAGCTCCAGTACGAGATGTTCTACTCGGCCTCGCAGCCCGTGGTGAACCGGCGCATGTTCAAGTCCTACGACTGGCAGGCGGCGAAGACCGTCGTGGACCGCTGCCTCGGCGAGTACTGA